The Candidatus Neomarinimicrobiota bacterium region GTTGCTCGCCTTCGTTAAAGGGGGAAAAATGATCATTTGTCCATGATTCAATAGGATACCCGGACAGGATGCCGTTGCCGTAACCTCCTCCCTGAAAAGAGAGATTTTGTCCGAAAACCCATTCCATATCCAGTTTTTCTGCCAGGTATTGCATGGTATGAAGTCCGTGAACTCTTTCAGTCTTCACATCCACTTCCTGAAGAGCCACAAGATCCACTCCGGATTCCCGAATCAGATCGGCAATCCGGTCTAAATCAAAAACCCCGTCCGCTCCGACTCCGTGATGTATGTTGTAAGTCATGACCGTGAGATATTCCGGAGACTCTACTACCCTTTTTCCAAACCGGATACAGGAAAACAAAAGGAGTGATATGGTGAAAAGAAGGATTGTGCGCTTCATATATTCCCCGGACTGAAGTCCGGGGTTGTTCTTTTTTTCCTTTCGTTCCACGGACTGAAGTCCGGGGTTGTTCTTTTTTTCCTTTCGTTCCCCGGACTGAAGTCCGGGGTTACTTTATTCCCTTTCCTACGCCACGGAAAGTGCATCCGAGACCAAGATACTTGTGAATTTTGGTGTCGCTGATGAAATCCGAGCAATCGATGATCAGGGGTTTTGTGCCTGTCATGGACAGGACTTCTTCCGGCTGCAGATCTTTATATACTTGATGTCCTACAGCAAATATAACAACTTCAGCATCTTTCAGGGCTTCATTCAGATTGGCATATAAGGGGACATTTTCCATTTCAGGCCAGAAATCCACATAGGGGTCGTGAGCTTTCACAACAGCCCAGACTTCATTAAGGAATTTCACCAGTGTTGCAGAGGGAGAATGTCGAGTATCTCCCAATTCCTCAAGATAGGAAACCCCCAATACGGTGATTTTCACGTCCTTCAGATCGGGGATTACTTCCTGTATAAGTTCAATGGTGTGAAGAGGCATGGTATCATTGATATTGACAGCCTCGATGGCCATATCCAGCATATCGTCGATGCCAAAAAGGCTTTGCATTGACCAGTTCGCCAGAACCGGATCTTTGGTCAGGCAATATCCCCCCACTCCCAGGCTCGGACGAAGAAGATTGTCATGAGTGCCCTTGCGTTTCCGGATGGCATTCCGGACATTGAAGATATTTACACCGATTTTTTCCGCAAAGCGCGCCCATTCCAGCGTTAGAGCAATATTGGTCGCCCGGTAGGAATTTTCCATGACTTTAGCCATTTCAGACGCATTCGTATCTTCCAGCTCCGTCAGGGGAAAATTTTTCACATCGATCACCCGTGACAGAAATTCCTTTGCCCGCTGTTTACTTTCTTCATTCACTCCGGAGTACACACGCCAAAAATCCCGTATGGAACTCACATATCTGGCCCCGGGCATCACCCGTTCATAGGAATGGGCAATAAGAGGCGGCTGCTTTTCAATATCAATACCCCGGCGGGTGAATTCCTCTTCCATAATAGGTTTCACCACCCGCTCACAAGTTCCGGGAGGTACCGTGGTTTCCACAAGGACCAGGCAATGGGGTTGAATATGCTTTCCCAGATTCCGAATTCCGTCTCTGAAAGCCGCCAGATCACAAAAACCTTTTTCCGCTTCACCAAAGGCCGGCTTTGTGGCATCCAGTTGGATATCCACCACCACGACGTCAGCCATTTCAAAGGCTTCATTCCTGAATGTCGCCCTGAAAGTCTTTTTCTGCAATACCGTGGATTTAAAAATCCGATCCACTTCCGCATCGGAAGATTTTACCGGTGGAATTCCCCGGTTGATTTTGTGAACCTTCCAGTACGAGCGGACAGAAGCCCGTTGCTGGCCATGAACAAAATACCAGGGGTCGCCTTTCTCATT contains the following coding sequences:
- a CDS encoding nucleotide sugar dehydrogenase; translation: MQKFSVSPDGEKFLLPTEEEGLKEREEVLRITEEQRKLGREIVAVQGMGFVGCVMAAVVADSENEKGDPWYFVHGQQRASVRSYWKVHKINRGIPPVKSSDAEVDRIFKSTVLQKKTFRATFRNEAFEMADVVVVDIQLDATKPAFGEAEKGFCDLAAFRDGIRNLGKHIQPHCLVLVETTVPPGTCERVVKPIMEEEFTRRGIDIEKQPPLIAHSYERVMPGARYVSSIRDFWRVYSGVNEESKQRAKEFLSRVIDVKNFPLTELEDTNASEMAKVMENSYRATNIALTLEWARFAEKIGVNIFNVRNAIRKRKGTHDNLLRPSLGVGGYCLTKDPVLANWSMQSLFGIDDMLDMAIEAVNINDTMPLHTIELIQEVIPDLKDVKITVLGVSYLEELGDTRHSPSATLVKFLNEVWAVVKAHDPYVDFWPEMENVPLYANLNEALKDAEVVIFAVGHQVYKDLQPEEVLSMTGTKPLIIDCSDFISDTKIHKYLGLGCTFRGVGKGIK